The sequence below is a genomic window from Dictyostelium discoideum AX4 chromosome 5 chromosome, whole genome shotgun sequence.
GTAAAGATTACACCAGCTCATGATTTCAATGATTATCAATGTGGTCAAAGACATTCATTGccaattgtaaatattttaaattcaaatggtactctaaatgaaaattcaacaGCAGAGTTTGAAGGTGTTGATAGATTGGATGCAAGATCAATGGTAATTGAAAAACTTGAACAAATGGGATTATATAGAGAGAAATTAGCACATCCACAAACATTATCAATTTGTAGTAGATCTGGTGATCTATTAGAACCAGTGTTAAAACCACAATGGTATGTTAAATGTAAAGATATGGCTGATAAATCAATAGAGTTTGTTGAATctggtgaaattaaaatcatacCAGAATCATTCCGTGCAGATTGGTCAAGATGGTTAACTAATATTCAAGATTGGTGTATATCAAGACAGTTATGGTGGGGTAATCCTATACCTGCCTATAGAGTTATAATGATTGATAAGGTGACTAATGAGGATTTAGATATTCATTTAACAGAAACTGAAAGATTAAAACAAGAGAAATGGGTAGTtggtaaaaatgaaaaagaagcaAGAGAAAATGTATTCAAAACTTATGGTATCGCCAATGCTGGTGAATATCGTTTAGAGAAGGATCAAGATGTATTGGATACTTGGTTTTCATCTGGACTTTTCCCAATTTCATCAATGGGTTGGCCAACAGCAACAAAGAAtagtgataatgataatgatttttcaaGATTTTTACCATTAGATGTTATGGAGACTGGTTCTGATATTCTATTCTTTTGGGTTGCAAGAATGGTAATGATGTGTTCCACTCTTAATAATGGTGAAGTACCATTTAAAACCATTCTATTACATCCAATGATTAGAGATTCACAAGGCAGAAAAATGTCAAAAAGTTTAGGAAATGTAATAGATCCATTACATGTTATCAATGGTATATCATTACAAGATCTTAAAGAGAATCTTTCAAAATCTAATCTTTCACAACAAGAGAAAGTCACAGCAACCAAAGgtttagaaaaagaatttcCTCAAGGTATTCCACAATGTGGTACTGATTCATTACGTTTTTCATTAGCTCAATATCCAATCAATGgtaaagatattaatttagatatttcaaaaattattggtaatcgtttattttgtaataaaCTTTGGAATGCTtcaaaatttgtttttaattatttagtaaatttaaataatctatcaattaatttatattataataataataataatgaaaaagatcAGCAACAaccatttaattatttagaatcaacaacattaattgataaatggatattattaaaattatcaaaattagtTGAAATTGTAAATGAATCATATAAgagtaataatttatcaattgcaGCACAATCATTATATTCATTCTTTCAATATGATTTTTGTGATATTTATATTGAATGTATTAAAGCGGATTTATCGAAACCAATTCTatcaaaacaaaatgaaCATTCATCATTGGTATTGGCAAGTGTATTAGATAGTTATCTTAGAATGCTTCACCCATTTATGCCATTTATAACTGAAGATCTTTGGCAAAGATTACCAAAATCTAAACAACAATTAGAGATTGCAAACtctattgaaattgatgattcattatcaattatgATTTCAGATTATCCAAATCCATCCTATAaatatcatcaattatttaaaaatcaagaaattgaaattgaaaaacaagtTAATCTATTCCTTGATACTTTAAAACTAATTAGATCTCAAAAAGTTTCATTAggaataaatgaaaaaacaaaattaattataaaattacaaattataGGTGatgatcaaattttaattaaatcaagttTTAATCAACTAAAAgattcatttgaaaaattattaaattcaaatttaataattgatgaaaataataataatgataataataataataatgataataatgatttaacaaatatatcaataaataaatttacaatttcaaaagaattacaaatttcaattgaatttgataaagaaattaataatcaattaaatcaaaaattaattaatccaaatcaatcaaatgataaaaagattttaaaattagaaaattttattaaacaattacaagatgaaattgataatccaGATTTTAAACAAAGAGTACCTGAAAAAgttcaaaatattaaaattgaaaaattaaatcaatataaaattgaattaaaagaaatttataaaaaataaaaataataaaaaatattaattaattaattaattaatttaaatttatttaaatgtgtttgtatagttttttttttttttttttttttttatgatttttttaattttcaaaatctaaaataaaatcaatattttctcttgaatttggatttaaaagtattgattttgtaattgatttataacCAAAACTTGAAACTGTTACATTATAGAAACCATCATCTAATAATCTTGAATAATAACCATTTGAGGGGTCAGTTGttacaattttatcaatatttgaaatttgaatttgagcAAATAAAttctcattattattattagtgacTCTACCAAAGATACTCATTGATAGTGGTAATGAAATGAATTTAACCAATGCATTACGATTATCATTCCAAAAtctatttaattcaattgattttggaaTTTTCTCTGATGATAGTTCTAATGTGATTTCCATACCATTGGTGAAGTCATAGTTGTAATCTTGCATGCCACCTCTGAGAGTGTACCATTTAGCACCGTTGACAATTCCACCAAGGAATTCTTTTGATTGATACATTTTAGCATGATTCAATGAATATGTCAATGCCATTCTTCTGAATACGACATCATCGGTTGTTGGATACTGAATACCGAATCCATAGCCATTATCACTGTCTCTGGTCGAATCGAATGGGTAGTTGGCAACTAATGAGCCACCATGTAGATTTGCAGACATTACAAAATTTCTTTCTTTACTCCAATCGATGATTGATTGAACTTCAGGTTGAATCTTTTTATAAAGTTCACTACTTGATCCCACAAATTTATCTGGAAAATTTCTATTCAAATCGAAATGATTTGCATTCTCTCTTTGACCAAGTTCATATCCATCTGGATTCATTGATGGtacaattgaaataattaaattttcaaataattcgaCATACTCTTTATCAACTTTTGAATTTCTGTATAATAaatgatcaattaaataaattaacattTGTCTACCAACAACTTCATCACCATGCATATTACCAACTAATTTAacattttgtttaaatttattattattgtttttttttaattgaaaatttgataaatcaattgcCCATAATTCTCTACCCAATGATGATTTACcaattgaatataattttgattgatttggATAATagtttgaaatttttttcataaaatcagttaattgattataatttaaataatgattataatCAATGATACCAGATTCTGATCTAACTAAAAATGGTGATTGTCCATATGCAGTACTACTACCAcctttattataattataacgcattgattctaataaaactgtaattctttttaatttatccatTTCAGTTTGAATTGTAGTTCCTAAAATTTCTTCTAAATTTTTcactaaatttaatttgatttcaaGTCcaaattctttctttttttcatttaaaaatttaaattgatcttcatttaaataaacattaaattgattttcactggttaatattaatttattatcatcttggttgattgataattgattttcaacATAGTCCAATAAATCCCTTGTCAATGGTTGACCAACTGAATTGATTgtataaaaattcaatttctttaattttatacaaACATCACCACTTTCATCAAATTTTTCACAACCATTAATCATTAATTGTTCAATTTCACAATTTacaacatttttaataaatactataaaataaataattaataaataaattgttaaaattttcatttaaataaaaaaaaaaaaagtttattattattatttttattattattattgttattgttatttaatttttttttttttttttttttttttttttttttttttttttcttggtaaatattttttttatttctatttttaaattttttttttttttttctcttggtaaatattttttattttattatgtttttattgtattgttgttattaatttttttttttttttttttttttttttttttttctatttttagttgatgttaaataattttttttttttttttttttttttttttattttttttttttttataaaattataaaaaattgtttgaaagaaaataaaataaattttttaaaataattgccttttaccaaaaataattatttacctttttaatatttattgattattattattgttattaatcaCTCATTATTCTAGTTTGTGGTATTTTTGTGTGTGTTGAAATAGTaggttattattaaattaccaaattgttttatttttttttaatacttaaagatttttttttttttttattacttaatTATTACAATAAAATTGCCATTCTCTTTGAAAATACCAACACTAATcgtttcttttttattttatttttttattttttttaaatttttttttttttttttgtttttttacaacttttttttattttttttttatttttttttatttttttttaattttaattttttaaattaagttTTGAtaatctgaaaaaaaaaaaaaacaagcttataaataaaatatactaaaaatagtaactttttttttttcaataacatTATTATACTTTCACACTCATATTCAAATACTACCACCAACATACATTTGTATATGTTTTTAAACCACAAATTGTGTACTATTTACTGATCCAACTTGCACAACAAATATTTTACCTCAATCCAAATATCCTCACACATACATAACCCAAAATTTTATATCTCAcaacatacatacatacatacatacatatacataaaaaaagtattaatttattaataataacaataataataataataataataataataataataataataataataataataataataataataataataataataataataataataataataataataataataataataataataataatactaatatccttgtacattttttttttttttttttttggaaaaaataataaattaaaaaaaagtaaagaaaagaaaattgaGAAtagaaaatagaaaataaaaaaaaacaaacaaacaacaatagaatatatatataaaccaTTATgtcatcaaataattcatcaaGATATGTAAAGAATGAAAACAGAagaccaccaccaacaatgTGCGATAGTGTCAGAGCTGCTTCTTTAAAATGCTCtgaaacaaattcaaaatatgaTTGCCAAATTTTCTTTGAAGCTGCCACTAAATGTAGATCTGAAAAGGTATGTTCAATCTTTATGTGTGAGTGTGTGTTgtgtaatttattttttttttatttttttttttttttttttttttaggtttagaagattttattcttttattttttttttccaagatctttaatctattattattattatttttattttcattttttaattttatttttttcaaaaaaaaaatttattgaaatttaaaaatctttcctctttattaattatttttattcccATTTTTAGACAAAATTAGAAGATGAAgagaaaaatattaaaaaatatttaaatggaGAATTAACAGATACACAAAGAATATCTTTGCAAAATAGGATGGacgaaattaaaattataaaatctaAACAATATCCAGtaccaaattaaaaaatttaaaataataaaataatcgattactttattattaaaaaaaaaaataataataataataaaataaaatttaattggtgatatataaatttatttttttgttttttaatttaaaataataaaataatcgattactttattattttaaaaaaaaaaaaaaaaaaaatttaatgatataattattcaatttaaaaacctaaaaaataaattcaaagcatatatcaaaaaattcttttcactctatttttttttattttttattacctACCATCATTAGTAATTAGATTTCTAAATAatatctgaaaaaaaaaaaaaaaaaaaaaaaaaaaaaaaaaaaaaaagaaaagatattttttgggaaaaaaagatattttcattattcaagaaaaaaaaaagaaaaaaaaagaaaaaaaataaaaaatgaaaatttgtGGGAGAGtgaaataatttagaatgaaaattttcatataaagttttataatttttttttttttttataaattcatttcattattaatttttaatatatatatatataatttttatatttacaacacatttattattataaacaaaTTCCAAaggacaaaaaaaaaaaaaaaaataaaaaatgagaGATGTTATTAGAGCTTGGATTCCAATTGATACAAATGTAAATGCaccaaattatcaaattccaaattttgaaaatcaaaaagatttatttgtTGCAATGTTAGCACCAAGTGAAAATGAACCACcttcaccaccatcaaaTCCACATTCTTACAATGAACCAAAAGATGAAAAGGATAAGaaaattgatgaattaaCTTTAGATTGGATTGACACTATGAGTTACTCACACAATgtttcatcaaattcaaaagagTCACATCTTGGTGAATTAACATTAACCAAATTTGTTTGTGACCGTTCACCATCATTGAATTATATGGCATTACGTCGTGAAATCATTCCTCATATTATTCATCGTTGTATTGGTAAAATGAAGGATAATGTACTCCCAATCATTGAATATGAATTACATTATTGTACATTGAGAAATGTTTCCATCTCTGGTGGTGTCGGTGGAAAACCAGTTGAAACATTATCAATTGCATGTAAAATCATGATTATAaagaatattaaaatcaatgttGAATCTGGTGAATTATTATGTTACCAAGTTTGCAACTGGGATACTCTTAAGGAAACTGGCTCAAAGACAATTCGTCCATCAATTAATGGTACTTCAACAAAATCATCCTTATTAGATTTAGCAAAGAAACGTTTAATGGTTGATTTCGATTCTCATGATCCCTCAatgattaaattattaaaagatctTGGAATTGTATCTGAATATAATTTACCACATTCAGATAATAGTAATGTTGATGAAACTGAGTTCCATAGAGTTATGATTAATAAAGAACCCCCACTATTCCAAGTACTTGATTTACCACCAACACGTACTTTAACAgttgaaaaagttaaaaaatcaatctCTGATAAACTTAATATTCCATTAGATACAATCaaacatttatttaatcaTTCAAATGGTATCTTGATTGATTCtccaaaaattttaaaaatttcaacttCATATATGGTACAACTTACCGATGGTAAATTCTATggtcattaaataaaataaataaagtttttctatttatttaatttttaaaattttttttttttttttttttttttagttatgttaaattttaatatgaataaaaataaataattcaaaatattcaatatattaattgaaatcattaaataatctgttattgattgatttatatttattattattatttttataaagtgttgccatttgaaattgatttattttaatacttTAACCACTGCCAATACTAATGACATCAATAGAATTTAAACTtgataaaacttttaattacAAGGATTTCTTTTGAAGAGTATCAAGAGTTGTTTCGTGAGTTGCAATTCTGTTGACTGTGGTGGATATGGTGATTGATGATGTTGCATTTAGTGGTGATGAATATTACATTTTTAGTGATTCCGCTTGGTCAATGTTAACATTGACTGCtttgatttatattattattattattattattattatcactatttgGAAATTCCATTGACCCACTTAGTAGATTATTCGTTATATTACCTCTTGAACTATTTCTTGATCTTTCACTTCTATGCTCTCAATCTTTTGATATTCTTGAACGATCTATGTATCGGgaatattttcaattctcTATCtgatttttgaaataattaccTAGTTCTGTTTACAAATACTCTATCACCTGACTAAATTTAGTTGTTGTAGCTTCAAATAGTGCAACTTCActggattttttaaataactaAATCAAATCTTTGCCAACACACCAATTTATTGATGGTATCTTCTTCTATACCCAATCCTAATTGAGAATTCATCTTCACTGGttt
It includes:
- a CDS encoding peptidase M14 family protein is translated as MKILTIYLLIIYFIVFIKNVVNCEIEQLMINGCEKFDESGDVCIKLKKLNFYTINSVGQPLTRDLLDYVENQLSINQDDNKLILTSENQFNVYLNEDQFKFLNEKKKEFGLEIKLNLVKNLEEILGTTIQTEMDKLKRITVLLESMRYNYNKGGSSTAYGQSPFLVRSESGIIDYNHYLNYNQLTDFMKKISNYYPNQSKLYSIGKSSLGRELWAIDLSNFQLKKNNNNKFKQNVKLVGNMHGDEVVGRQMLIYLIDHLLYRNSKVDKEYVELFENLIISIVPSMNPDGYELGQRENANHFDLNRNFPDKFVGSSSELYKKIQPEVQSIIDWSKERNFVMSANLHGGSLVANYPFDSTRDSDNGYGFGIQYPTTDDVVFRRMALTYSLNHAKMYQSKEFLGGIVNGAKWYTLRGGMQDYNYDFTNGMEITLELSSEKIPKSIELNRFWNDNRNALVKFISLPLSMSIFGRVTNNNNENLFAQIQISNIDKIVTTDPSNGYYSRLLDDGFYNVTVSSFGYKSITKSILLNPNSRENIDFILDFEN
- the valS2 gene encoding valine-tRNA ligase — translated: MNKLLFLSKKSSTSNLYRFYSRAPINESSIKSSFDPKVVEEFKYKYWQDSGLFKPKSNNGGEKFSMVLPPPNVTGSLHIGHSLTTTIQDSLIRYNRMMGKEVLWVPGLDHSGIATQVAVEKELQVKQGKTRFDLGREKFLEQVFQWTDQYSSNINNQLKITGSSLDWSRSVFTLDEQRNDAVQTAFIRMFEMGLIYRSTRLVNWCPYLQSVISDIEVDHKVIEKPTMLKLKSRKKSVEVGAIHNIAYMMEDPMLAPLIVSTTRPETIFGDTGLAIHPLDERYKDYHGKFAIHPFNHERIPIVLDDILVNREMGTGVVKITPAHDFNDYQCGQRHSLPIVNILNSNGTLNENSTAEFEGVDRLDARSMVIEKLEQMGLYREKLAHPQTLSICSRSGDLLEPVLKPQWYVKCKDMADKSIEFVESGEIKIIPESFRADWSRWLTNIQDWCISRQLWWGNPIPAYRVIMIDKVTNEDLDIHLTETERLKQEKWVVGKNEKEARENVFKTYGIANAGEYRLEKDQDVLDTWFSSGLFPISSMGWPTATKNSDNDNDFSRFLPLDVMETGSDILFFWVARMVMMCSTLNNGEVPFKTILLHPMIRDSQGRKMSKSLGNVIDPLHVINGISLQDLKENLSKSNLSQQEKVTATKGLEKEFPQGIPQCGTDSLRFSLAQYPINGKDINLDISKIIGNRLFCNKLWNASKFVFNYLVNLNNLSINLYYNNNNNEKDQQQPFNYLESTTLIDKWILLKLSKLVEIVNESYKSNNLSIAAQSLYSFFQYDFCDIYIECIKADLSKPILSKQNEHSSLVLASVLDSYLRMLHPFMPFITEDLWQRLPKSKQQLEIANSIEIDDSLSIMISDYPNPSYKYHQLFKNQEIEIEKQVNLFLDTLKLIRSQKVSLGINEKTKLIIKLQIIGDDQILIKSSFNQLKDSFEKLLNSNLIIDENNNNDNNNNNDNNDLTNISINKFTISKELQISIEFDKEINNQLNQKLINPNQSNDKKILKLENFIKQLQDEIDNPDFKQRVPEKVQNIKIEKLNQYKIELKEIYKK